The proteins below come from a single Juglans regia cultivar Chandler chromosome 12, Walnut 2.0, whole genome shotgun sequence genomic window:
- the LOC108993831 gene encoding uncharacterized protein At1g05835: MQSRAAFKLLSTFLTFSCLLNQGLGANCAGNSPTVNQTKVGFGEPPKFMVEVQNKCPMCPIINVHLNCGSFPQRLVSPRLLKVIGFDDCVLNAGLPLAPLQTFSFNYSHHMFVMHPTNWSFQCE, encoded by the exons ATGCAAAGCCGAGCAGCTTTCAAGCTTCTCTCCACTTTCCTCACATTCTCCTGCCTCTTAAACCAAG GGTTGGGGGCAAATTGTGCAGGAAATTCTCCAACTGTGAATCAGACAAAGGTGGGGTTCGGGGAGCCTCCAAAATTCATGGTGGAAGTGCAGAACAAGTGCCCTATGTGCCCAATCATCAATGTTCATTTGAACTGCGGAAGCTTTCCTCAACGTTTGGTGAGTCCCAGGCTGCTCAAAGTGATAGGCTTTGATGACTGTGTCCTCAACGCTGGGTTGCCTTTGGCACCCTTGCAGACTTTTTCCTTCAACTACTCTCATCACATGTTTGTCATGCATCCAACAAACTGGTCTTTTCAGTGCGAGTGA